The Flavobacterium sp. M31R6 nucleotide sequence GGTATCTCCAACAGGTACATCAAACTGATTTTTTTCTAAAGCAATGAAAAATTCATCGGCAACTTCTGATGGTGGAATTCCATTGGCACCACCAATCTCAGCCGAAAATTCTGTGTTGACCAATGGAGGATAAATTTCATAAACCTGAAGATTTTTATGTTCTTCATAAGTTTCTCTCAATGCAACGGTGTAACTATGCAATGCTGCCTTCGTGGCGCCATAAGTTGGTAAAAATTTATGACTGCCAAAAACAGCTATAGAAGATACATTAGCAACCGCAGCTTCCGATTTTTCTAGTAAATGAGGTAACATAAGCTCCGTAAAATGAATCACACTAAAATAGTTGGTATTCATCTCGATAACCGCTTTTTCGTGCGCATTGGTGGTTTCACTCAACAAATACCCGAAAGCCGCCCCTGCGTTATTGATAATGATATTCACTTCTGGGTAGTTAGTCTTTAGTTCTTTGGCAATATGAATTCTATCTGCTTCTACAGACAAATCCCCTTGAATGGCAACCGTATTTTCTAAAGTTGCCAATGCTTTTTGCAAACGTTCCTCATTGCGTCCGTTGATGATGATTGTATTGCCTGCAGCACTTAATTTTTTGGCCATAGCCAAACCAATTCCGGCACTTCCGCCACTAATAAATATGGTGTTTCCTGTTGTTTTCATTTTTGAAATTTTTGAAAATTATTATGTTTTGATAAATCTAAAGTTTGGTAATCGGTATATCCTTTTAGTTTACCATTGTATTTATAATTTAATTTGTAAATTTGCTTGCGTTTTGCAAGTGCAAATATACAAACTACTTTCAATTCGCAAGTGATTTTATAAATTATTTTTTATTATGAATACAAAAAAGAGATCGGATTGCCCAATTAGCAGCTCCCTTGACATTTGGGGAGACAAGTGGTCATTGCTTATTATCAGGGATTTAATGTTTGCCAATGAGTGTACTTATGGTGACTTTTTGAAATCGGAAGAGAAAATAGCTACCAATATTTTGGCGGCACGATTAGTATTGTTGGAAGAAAACGGAATTATTTTAAAATTAAGTCATCCCGAAAGCAAAGCAAAAGTGTTGTACAAACTCACTCAAAAAGGAATTGATTTGTTGCCTTTAATGATTGAAATAAATTTATGGGCAGATAAATATTTAGCCATTCCTGCTGACAGAAAGGAAATGTTGAAGGAAGTAAAAAAAGACAAAGAAGCCTTTATAAAAAGTATGATAAAAAAATTGATGAAGTAGAACTTAAATTTCGAAGATATTTTATAAAAAAAACCTCTTTTAAAGTGACTTAAAAGAGGTTTGGTTTTTTGTAGCTATTTTTTCTAGGTTTCTTTCACTGTAATGATTTTCACAGGACAGGCTTTCGCCGCCAATTCACAGCTTTCGGCTATAGTGTGGTCAGGCGATTTCAGAGTGAAAAAACCTTTGGCGTTTACACTTTTAATCAATACCGATTTCCCGTCTTTTTTGGACATTTGAAAATGAACGGGTGCCATTTCTACACAATAGTTGCACCCAATACATTTGTCTCTCTGTAGTGTTACGATAACCATTAGGCTTCGACTATTTTGTATAATTTGTCGGACATACGGATTCTGAAAGGCAATTTGAAAGTACAATCGTCTCCTTTGGTTGCTTTTTCTGAAGCTACATCATTAACGTACATTTCCTCGATAACCATTTCCTGTGCGCCGGTGCTTGGACCAGTAACCAGTATTTTGTCCCCGATTTTAATGTCGTAAGCCTCGATTTTGAATTGACCAATTTCGGCTTTTGGGAAAAAATGGGTTCCTTTCCCAACATAGACTTTCTTCTGCGTTGCCATCGATCCCGAAACATCGCTCCATTCCCCCAATTCCTGACCAAGATAATACCCTGACCAAAAACCGCGATTGTAAACCGTGTTCAGCGCTTCCATCCAAACGGCAATTTTTTCTTTGGTAAAAGTACCTTCATTATAACTATCTATTGCTTCACGATAGGTTTTTATTACGGTCGCAACATATTCTGGAGCACGGCCTCGACCTTCAATTTTCAAAACTTGAATTCCTGACTCTATCACTTGGTCAAGGAAATCCAAGGTGCATAAATCTTTTGGAGACATCATGTATTCGTTGTCCAACTCGATTTCAAAACCAGTTTCTTGGTCGATAACGGTGTATTTTTTACGACAGTTTTGTTTGCAAGCTCCACGGTTTGCCGATGAATTATTCGAATGTAAACTCAAATAGCATTTTCCCGAAACCGCCATACACAAAGCGCCGTGACCAAAGATTTCGATTTCCACCAATTTTCCGTTCGGCCCTTTGATTTGTTCTTTTTCGATTTGGGTCGTAATGCTTTTTACTTGGCGTAAACTCAACTCTCGGCTCAAAACCATGGTATCGGCAAATAGACTGTAGAATTTGATGGTTTCGATATTCGTAACGTTCAATTGGGTCGAAATATGAACTTCCATCCCAATTCCCCTTGCCATTGAAATTACGGCTTGGTCGGAGGCAATTACTGCGGTGATGTTCGCTTCTTTGGCTTTGGCCAATAATGTTTTTACCACGGATAAATCGTGATCGTAAATAATGGTGTTCAAAGTCAAATAACTTCTAACGTTTTTGGCTTCGCAACGGCGGGCGATTTCGGGTAAATCTTCCATCGTAAAATTCACGGTGGCACGAGCTCGCATGTTCAATTGCTCTACGCCAAAGTAAATAGAATCGGCGCCGTTATCTAATCCTGCCTGCAATGACTCAAAGTTCCCAGCGGGAGCCATAAGTTCTATTTTGTTGGTTGTTGTCATGATAAATTACTCTAAAATCTTATACAATTTATCAGACAACCGAATTCTGAAAGGTACTGTGAATGTTACTTTGTCGCCTATTTTGGCTTGAGTGCTTTCGGTTCCGTTGACAAGCATTTTATCCAAAACCATTTCTTGGTTTCCGGTTGTTGGCCCTACGATTAAGATTTTGTCACCCGAATTCAATTCTTGGTTTTCGATAGTGAAAAGTCCCACTTGCGCTTTTACGTAATAATGTTCCGCTTTGCCAAGTAAAGTCTTTTTAACTTTTATCTTTTTGCGAATATCAGTTGTTTTTGGAGCAGTCGCCAAAGCTGTGTCCGACAATTCTCCAGAATGTTTGAATTTTAAACTTTCCGATTTTCCTTTTCTAAAAACTTTGTTTCCAACTTGCTTTCCGGTTCTCAATCGTACTTGATCGACTAGAGGCATGTGGATAATCTCAAGACATTCGGTAGAACAGCAGTTTTCCATGGCCGTTTTGCATTCGTCACATTGAATAAATAACAAATGGCATCCGTCATTCTCACAATTGGTGTGATTGTCGCACGGTTTTCCGCATTGGTGGCATTGTGAAACGATATCGTCCGTGATTCTTTCGCCCAAGCGATTATCGAAAACAAAATTCTTTCCGATAAACTTGCTTTCCAAGCCTTCTGCTTCAATTTGTTTGGCGTAATTGATGATTCCGCCCTCTAATTGGAAAACATTTTTGAAACCTTGGTGTTTGAAATAAGCACTTGCTTTCTCACAACGAATTCCACCGGTGCAATACATCACCAGGTTTTTGTCTTCTTTGTGGTCTTGAAGTTGCTCGTTGATTATTGGTAAACTCTCTCTAAAAGTTTCAACATCGGGAGTTATGGCACCTTTAAAATGGCCCACTTCACTTTCATAGTGATTTCTAAAATCAACCACTATCGTGTTTGGATCATCCAGAATGTCGTTGAATTCTTTGGCTTTTAAGTGAACTCCTTTGTTGGTTACATCAAATGTATCATCATTCAAACCGTCAGCAACAATCTTGTGACGCACTTTGATCGTTAGTTTCAAAAAGGCGTGATCGTCATGTTCTACGGCCACATTCAAACGAATCCCTTTCATAAAATCATATACTTCCAAAGTCTCTCTAAAAGCTTCGAAATTTTCGGCAGGAACATTCATTTGGGCGTTGATGCCTTCTTGGGCAACGTAAATTCGGCCTAAAGCATCGAGTGCATTCCAGGCAATAAATAAATCGTTACGAAATTGTGTTGGATCTTGAATTTTGGCATACGCATAGAAAGACAATGTAAGGCGTTGTTTTCCGGCTTGATCAATAAGCTCGGCTCTTTCTTCTGCGCTTAAGGTGTTATACAGTTGCATGCTATAAACGTTTAAGTGAGAAAATATGTGGTGAGTTCTAAATGGAAGAACTCAAATCGGGCGCAAAATTAGTGAACTTTTGCGGTTTTATAATGCGAATTAGGGGAAATTTAGGGTTTACGGTCTATTGGATGTAAATTATTGTATTGAATCTTGCCATTGTCATTGAAATTGTCATTTATTTTTAACTGCACTAACGACCAAATCATCCACCGAAGTAGCGCGGCTGATATGTCCCAAAAGCATTTCGAGACCCTCGGCACGCAGACTGTCCCGAACTTCGGATCGCGCTTCCGCAATTTTTAAGGAAATGTTCTTGGCTTTCAAATCGACAAAAAGATGTTTTAAAAATCGGGCTCCAGCAATATCGATTCTGGGAGAGGAATTAAGGTCCAATATTACTGTTTTTAAGGGATCGGATTCGTTGTTGATTTTTTTCCAAAGCTGTTCTTTGATGTATTCAACATTGAAATACAAAATAGCCGATTCGATACGAACAATTAATAGTCCTTCAATCCTTTCGTTGTCAGGATGCCTTTCAATATCCGTATAGCGTTTGGTTCCCGGAATTCTTCCCAAGAAAGCCACATTCGGCTTGGAAGTAGCTTTGATTAATAGCAATAAAGTTACTATGGCTGCCAGTAAAACTCCAGTTAGGATTCCCCAAATAAGTACTCCGATAAGGGCTATGATGGCAACATAAAATTCTTGTTTGTTGATTTTGTACAAATGTTTCATTTCTTTTAGGTCAAAAAGACCTCTGATGGCTACCAAGACTATCGATGCCAAGACTACAGTAGGTAAATTTTGAAGGTATCCTGTTAAAAACAGCAAACATATTGCAATTGTTGCTGAAGCAAACACTAAGGATAACGGTGTTTTGGCGCCAGCAGTATCATTCACGGCGGATTGAGATAATCCTCCGGCTACGGGGTATCCTTGCCCGAATGCGACAGCAGCATTGGCAATGCCAAGGGCCAGTAATTCCTGGCGAGGGTCAATGACGTATCCGTTTTTTTGTGCCAATGTCCTTCCTGCCGAAACACTTTCTATATAAGAGAGTAAAAAACAAGCCAAAGCTAATGGGATTACTCCGTCTACGTCGCGGATGCGAAGTGAAGGTAGATGAAATTCAGGTAGCCCGGTTGGGATAGCTCCGACGGTTTTGAATTCTTGAATCCCTAATGAGGTGGTCGAAATGAGTAGTATGGATAGGATTACAATTATAAGAGCCACTGGTCGTCCCGGTGCTATTTTTTCGCCAACAATTAGGATAATAATGGCAGCCATACCAAAAACAAAAACTGTAGTATTAGTGTCTGGGAGTTGATTAAAAAGGGTTACAATGCGATCAATAAAATTTTCGCCACCACCTTTTATGCCAAATAATTTAGGTAATTGGGTTAAACCAATAGTTATGGCCGCACCGGCTTTGAATCCTACCAAAACGGTTTCGCTAATAAAATTGATAATTCCACTCAAACGCAAGAGATAAGCGAGTATTGCCATACCCGCAAATACAAGGGCCGTGAGTGAGGCAATGTCAGCCCAACGTTGAACATCACCATTGGCCATATCAGCAATGGTGGTGCCAATCAGTAACGAAATTGCCGATGTTGGACCTATGGCCAGTTGCTTGCTCGTTCCCAATAAGGCATAAAATAAGCCGCCAATAAGGTAGCCGTAAATTCCGTATTGCGGAGGCAGTCCCGCCAGCGTAGCATAGGCCAAGGATACGGGAATTCCATAAGCAGCCAGTGTTATTCCGGCTATAAAGTCGCTTTTTAAGGTTTTGGTATTGTACTCTTTAATCCATTCCGAAGGTGGAAAAAGTTTATAAGTCATAGTTTATTTAGTGATTAGTGAGTAGTCCTTAGTGATTAGCTTTTTGGTAGTGATTTAGAAAATAAGTCTTTTGGAATAGTGCTCCAGACTAATCACTTTTTACCAATTACTAGGGACTAATTAATCTTCTTCGTCCAGTAATGCTTTTTTAACAGCATTTAATTCGGCTATTTTTTCGGCACTTACTTTTGGATATTCTAATTCCATTTCATCCAATGCGTGAATAATTGCCGATGCAATGGCGATACGCGCATAGGATTTGTTATCGGCGGGAATCACGTACCAAGGAGATTTTTTGGTCGAGGTGTTTTTTATCAATTCCTGGTAAGCATTCATATAATCATCCCAGTAGCCTCTTTCTTTGGCGTCGGCCGCACTAAATTTCCAGTTTTTGTCCGGATCGTCCACGCGCTCAATGAATCGCTTTTTTTGTTCTTTTTTGGAAACGTTGAGGAAAAATTTGATGACAATTGTTCCGTTTCGGGTAAGGTATTTTTCGAAGTTTCGAATGTCCTGAAAACGTTCCTCCCAGATGTCTTTGGTAATCAGTTTTTCCGGAAGTTTTTGACCTTTTAAAATTTGCTCGTGTACGCGCACTACTAGAACTTCTTCATAATAGGAACGGTTGAAAATTCCAATACGTCCTCTTTCAGGCAAATGTTTTTGGCAACGCCAAAGAAAATCATGATCCAAATCTTCTGAACTTGGTGCTTTGAAAGAAGAAACCTGGCATCCCTGTGGATTTACGCCCGACATCACATGTTTGATGGCTCCATCCTTGCCCGCCGCATCCATCGCCTGAAAAACGAGTAGCAACGACCATTTGTCTTGGGCATATAAAATGTCTTGCATAGCGGCCAGGGCTTCAACTCCCATTTGCAAGGTTTGATTCACCAATGGTTTTCCTTCTTCCCCCAAATTGAAACTGGCTTTTGTCTCGTAATTTTTAAGCTTGAAGTCATCTCCATCTCCAACACAATATTGTTTTGAGAATTTTTTGGCTCTTTGAACAAGTTCTTTTTTGCTTAAAGAGGAAAGATCAACAAGGTTTTCTTCAAATTCATTGTGGTCTTTTTTATTGGACTTAGACATATTCTTGGAATTTAATGTTAGTAAAAGATGATGTAGATTAAAAACAATTAATGTTTTTTTTTATGTTGAGAATTACAGAATACAATCTACTAATTTAGTAAAAAAACAGTAACTGGAGTTTTTTTAACAAAGAATGATTGTGGAATTCGGAGATATGACTTGAAAGAATAGTCAACTATTAATTTTTTTATTAGTTACTGTGAATTATTCGTTTGTTTTTTGTAATTTCCTCGTGCTGATAAATTTAAATCAGTATTTTTGTTTATACTAATTTTAATAATAATTTTATGAATACGTTGAAAAAGATTAAAATATTATTTTTTGTTATAGTTCTCTCTTCATTTTATTCTTCTTGTAAAAAAGAAGCGGCACCAGAGGCCAAACCGCTCGAAATTTCGGTTGTAAAAGTGCTACAGCAAGATGTAAGACTCGAATCGGAATTTACTGGGCAAACCTTTGGACAATCGGATATACAGATTAACCCTAGAGTTGATGGCGTAATCGAAAGTCTAAATTTTAAAGAAGGAGGTTTGGTACACAAAGGTCAATTGTTATACACTATTGATCCGTTGCCGTTTCAAGAGAAAGTACATCAGGCAGAAGCAAATTTGGCAGAAATGCAGGCAAGGTTGGCCAAAACCAAATCTGATTATGACATGATGGTTCCACTTGCCAAAATGAACGCTGTGAGTCAAAGAGAATTAATAGCTGCAAAATCAGCGTATAGTGCAGCAACTGCTTCCATAAAAGCGGCAACTGCCAATTTAGAAAATTCAAAAATAGAATTGGGATATTGCTCAATTCTTGCTCCAATTTCTGGATTGATTGGGATTTCAAAAGTTAGGGTTGGAGATTATGTTCGTCCAGGTGCCGCATCGGTTTTGAATACCGTTTCGGATTTAGGGGATGTAAGAGTTCGATTTACAATGAGCGAGCAGGAATATCTTCGAATCTTTAGAGAAATAACTAAAAAAGATTCTAGTCTAAAAGGAGCCGGAAAATCAATTTCATTAGAATTGTCAGATGGGTCAGCTTATCCTGAAAAAGGAAAAATCAGTTTTGCCGATAGACAAATTGATCCAACTACCGGGGCAGTAACTTTTGAGGCTGCATTTGCCAATCCTGATCAATTAATTCGACCAGGTCAATATGTTAAAATTCATGTAGTTACTGATGTTCGTAAAAATGCATTGGTTATTCCGCAACGTTCTGTTATTGAAATGCAAGGAATTTATCAGGTTTATGTTGTAGACAATAGTAATAAAGTAGATATGAAAATGGTACAAATTGGTCCGTCATACAAAGATTCTTATTTGGTTCTTGATGGATTAACGGCTAATGATAAAGTTGCTATGGGAGGAACCTCTCTATTGAAAAGCGGTAGTGTTATAACTCCGAAAATTGTAGACTGGGCTCCAGGAAAAGCAGAAAAATAATTAGTGCTAATAAATAATTTAGAAACATCATTATGGGAGAATTTTTTGTTAGAAGACCAATTGTAGCCATGGTAATCAGTATCATTATTGTGATACTCGGATTACTTGCATTACAAAAAACGCCAATATCGCAGTATCCGGATATCAATCCACCTGTTGTAAAAATCACTACTTCTTTTACAGGAGCAAATGCTTTGAATGTTGAGCAAGCTGTTGCTACACCAATCGAACAAAAGGTAAATGGAGTAGAACAGATGCTTTATATAAAATCCACAAACACCTCTGATGGAGCTTGTACAATTGAAGTAACATTCGATGTGGGTACGAATTTGGATAATGCCAACATGCTTACCCAAAACCGCCAAGCACAGTCAGCACCATTTATGCCATCAAGTGTAAAACAACAAGGAGTTGTGGTGAAAAAATCATTATCGTTCCCGATGATGCTGTTTACACTTACATCTACAAATCCTAAATACGATTCTAAATTTTTGAATAACTATGCCAATATCAACATAGTGGATCAATTGGCACGTATAAAAGGGGTTGGTGAAGTTTCCCTTTTTGGGGGGAGTGACTATTCGATGAGGGTTTGGCTTAAGGCCGATGTAATGAGTAAGCTTGGGATAACTGTCGATGATGTAAAGAATGCTTTGAATGCTCAAAATATGATTAGTCCCGGTGGGAAATTTGGAGCAGAACCTGCTCCAATGGGGACTGATTTTACCTATGGAGTTACACTTCAAGACCGTTTGGTTACTGAAAAGGAGTTTGGCCAAATTGTAGTAAAAAGCAAATCAGATGGTTCCGAAGTACTATTAAGCGACATCTCCAGAATTGAATTAGGAACAGAGAATTATAGTTCAAACGCTCGCAGAAATGGTAGTGCCACTTCGGCAATTACTGTATTTCAGATGCCGGGAAGTAACGCTTTGGAAGTGGCTACACTTGCCAAAGAGGCTATGAAAAAAATGTCTGAAAAGTTTCCAAAAGATATTGCTTACCAAGAGTCATTGGATACTACACTTGCTATTACTGCGGGTGTTGATGATATCGTTCATACTCTTTTTGAGGCTGTCTTACTGGTTATTCTAGTTGTATTTATATTTCTTCAAAACTGGCGTGCTACCTTGATTCCTTTAATAACGGTTCCTGTATCGTTAATTGGTACCATCGCAGTTTTTCCATTGCTAGGTTTTTCAATAAATACCTTGTCTTTATTGGGATTGGTACTGGCAATTGGTATCGTTGTGGATGATGCCATCGTGGTTGTGGAAGCCGTAATGCATCATATTGAACACGGAAAATCACCGAAAGATGCAACAATACAAGCGATGCGTGAAGTTTCTGGGCCAGTAATTGCAATTGCACTTATTTTGATTGCGGTATTTGTACCAGTTGCGATGACACCAGGTATTACAGGTCGTTTTTACCAACAATTTGCGATAACCATTGCGGTCTCGGTGGCCTTCTCGGCGTTTAGTGCCTTGTCACTGAGTCCCGCGCTTTGTGCCATGTTACTGAAACCCACAAAACCAGTTAGTGAACAAAAAGGATGGCTGGCTAAATTTTTTGCTGGTTTCAATAGAATTTTTGAAAAAGTCACAGGAACTTATATAAATGGAGCTACTTTTTTTGCTAAAAAAGCAACGCGCATTATCATTTTATTAGGAGTAATTATTGGAGCTGTAGTATTACTGGGTTTAAAAATTCCAGCAGGTTTTATTCCAGAGGAAGATCAAGGATATGTATTAATTAATATTGCATTGCCCCCAGCATCTTCTCTTCAGCGAACAGATGAAATTTCAAAGAAAGTCGATGGGTTTTTAAAAGAAGAGGAATCGATATTGTCTTATACCACAATCAATGGGTTTAGTATGCTTACCAACTCCTATCAACCGAATAACGCTTTTATTTTCATATCCTTAAAACCATGGGAAGAAAGAGCTGAAACGGCGAAGCAATTGGTGGATCGTTTAAATAAAAAACTATCGACACAAATTACAACAGCAACGGCTTTTGCCTTTGGACCTCCTGCAATTCAAGGTTTAGGTGCCTCTGCAGGTTTTAGTTTAATGTTGCAGGATAGAGGTGGTAACACTCCACAATATCTTGCCCAACAAACACAAGCTTTTATTGCAGCAGCTCAAAAACGTCCTGAAATAAAAAGGATTTATACAACTTTTAATGCTGGTACACCTCAGATAAAGTTGGACATCGACAACGAAAAAGCCATGAAATTGGGAGTGCCAGTTTCTAAGGTTACCGAAGTATTGGGTGCCTTTTTGGGAGGGTCTTATGTGAATGACTTCAACCGTTTTGGACGTCAGTACAAAGTGTATTTACAAGGTGATGCCGTTGATCGATTAAAGCCTGAAAACTTGAATAAGATCTACGTGAGAAATGACAACGGCGATATGTTGCCTATATCCACTTTGGTTACAGCAACAAAAGTGGCAGGACCCGATTTTACCAACCGTCTTAATTTATTTAGGTCAGCTGAGATTGGGGGAAGTCCTAACGACGGCTACAGTAGTGCTCAAGCTTTGGATGCATTGGAAGAAGTTGCCAAAGAAACTCTACCATCTGATATGAGTTACGATTATATCAACTTGTCGTATCAAGAAAAACATTCTCCAAGTGGAGGTACTGTATTTCTAATGGCCTTAGTTTTTGTATTCTTAATTCTTGCCGCACAGTACGAAAGTTGGAAATTGCCTTTTAGTGTATTGCTTGGAGCGCCTTTTGCAGTTTTTGGAGCATTTTTAGGATTGTTTTTGGCTAGAATTGGTAGTGATGCTTATGTGAACAATGTGTTTGCGCAAATTGGATTGGTACTGTTAATCGGACTAGTCGCCAAGAATGCAATTCTTATCGTTGAGTTTGCCAAGGAAGAATATGAAAAAGGGAAACCACTATACGAATCGGCAATGGTTGCGGCTAAGCTTCGTTTTCGCCCAATCTTAATGACGGCCTTTGCCTTTATTCTTGGTGTTGTTCCTTTGCTTACCGCTACAGGTGCTGGGTCGCAAGCCCGTATTGTAATGGGTATGGCTGTGTTCAGCGGAATGTTGATAGCCACAGTTCTTGGAGTGTTAATTGTTCCGGGTTTATTTGTAATGATTGAAAACATCGGAAAAAACAAGGATGAGGTTGTAGCAACTGAAAATAGTACGGATTCAAAAACTACAGATCATGAGGAATAAATTAAAAATTATTGTTGTTATTGTTGTCCTTGCAGTTCTTCCTGTAGGTTGTTTGGTTGGGCCTAAATACGAAAAGCCAGAAGAAAAGAATGCTGAAAGTTTCCACTATGGTCCTGCAAATGCTGATACACTCGCTTCTGTGGTCAACGTAAAATGGTTTGATCTTTTTAATGATGATGTTTTAAAAGGCCTAATCACTAAAGGACTTGAAAATAACTATGATTTGAAGATTGCTATGGCGCGTATTGATCGTACCAGAGCAGAATTAGGATATACCAAAGCCGACTTATTGCCTGCAATTGGTTATAGCGCTACTGTAAACAGTAATGAGAAGACCTTTTTGCCTTCCAATGCGTCAGCTAATCTTTCTTGGGAATTGGATTTTTGGGGTAAAGTTCGCCACGAAAATAGAGCTGTTCAAGATGAATTAATAGCTAGTGAAGAAGGACGAAAAGTGATTCTTTCTAATTTGGTTAGTGATATTGCGGTTGCTTATTTTCAACTACGTGATTATGACAACCGACTACTTGTTGCGCAAAAGACTTTGGAATCTAGACAAAAAGGATTTGATATTATTAATCAAAGGTTTTCGGCTGGTTACGTTTCTGAAGTAGATAAGGTTCAAATCGAACAACAAGTAGCAATTGCCGAAGCAGCTATTCCTGCTTTTAAGAGACAGATTACCATTCAAGAAAATATTATTTCAATATTGATTGGTCAAGCTCCAGGACCGATAGAGCGTGGTAAAACCAACACAGAGCTTCAAGTAGCGAATAATTTACCCGTTTCTATTCCTTCTATTTTATTGAAAAACAGACCTGATGTAAATCAAGCAGAAAGGAATTATATGGCGGCTAATGAAAGAATAGGTGTTGCGCAAGCGATGCGTTTTCCTTCTTTCAATATTGCTGCATTGGCGGGATTCGCAAACAGTGATGTAAGTCATTTATTTGATGGTTCATCGTATTTGCAAAACGCAAGCGCTACTGTTGCAGGTCCAATTTTTAATTTTGGTAAAAACAGAAGGAGAGTAGAAATATACCGTCAAATTGCTGAAGAATCAAGACTTAATTACCAAAAAACTTGTCTTGTTGCCGTTGCCGAAGTAGAACAATCTTTGCAAAACGTGAAAACGTATAAGGAAGAATGGGCAGCTAGAAACAAGCAGGTTATTGCGGCTAGAAAAAACTTGGAATTATCGAATGCAAGGTATTATAATGGCTATGTTTCTTATTTGGAAGTTATACAAGTAGAAATAGATTTGTTTGATGCAGAATTAAGTCTTTCGGAGTTAACACAAAACCAATTGAGTTCAACCATCC carries:
- a CDS encoding SDR family oxidoreductase, whose amino-acid sequence is MKTTGNTIFISGGSAGIGLAMAKKLSAAGNTIIINGRNEERLQKALATLENTVAIQGDLSVEADRIHIAKELKTNYPEVNIIINNAGAAFGYLLSETTNAHEKAVIEMNTNYFSVIHFTELMLPHLLEKSEAAVANVSSIAVFGSHKFLPTYGATKAALHSYTVALRETYEEHKNLQVYEIYPPLVNTEFSAEIGGANGIPPSEVADEFFIALEKNQFDVPVGDTKQFFQKVEA
- a CDS encoding winged helix-turn-helix transcriptional regulator; its protein translation is MNTKKRSDCPISSSLDIWGDKWSLLIIRDLMFANECTYGDFLKSEEKIATNILAARLVLLEENGIILKLSHPESKAKVLYKLTQKGIDLLPLMIEINLWADKYLAIPADRKEMLKEVKKDKEAFIKSMIKKLMK
- a CDS encoding ferredoxin, coding for MVIVTLQRDKCIGCNYCVEMAPVHFQMSKKDGKSVLIKSVNAKGFFTLKSPDHTIAESCELAAKACPVKIITVKET
- a CDS encoding peptidase U32 family protein, which encodes MTTTNKIELMAPAGNFESLQAGLDNGADSIYFGVEQLNMRARATVNFTMEDLPEIARRCEAKNVRSYLTLNTIIYDHDLSVVKTLLAKAKEANITAVIASDQAVISMARGIGMEVHISTQLNVTNIETIKFYSLFADTMVLSRELSLRQVKSITTQIEKEQIKGPNGKLVEIEIFGHGALCMAVSGKCYLSLHSNNSSANRGACKQNCRKKYTVIDQETGFEIELDNEYMMSPKDLCTLDFLDQVIESGIQVLKIEGRGRAPEYVATVIKTYREAIDSYNEGTFTKEKIAVWMEALNTVYNRGFWSGYYLGQELGEWSDVSGSMATQKKVYVGKGTHFFPKAEIGQFKIEAYDIKIGDKILVTGPSTGAQEMVIEEMYVNDVASEKATKGDDCTFKLPFRIRMSDKLYKIVEA
- a CDS encoding rhodanese-related sulfurtransferase, which translates into the protein MQLYNTLSAEERAELIDQAGKQRLTLSFYAYAKIQDPTQFRNDLFIAWNALDALGRIYVAQEGINAQMNVPAENFEAFRETLEVYDFMKGIRLNVAVEHDDHAFLKLTIKVRHKIVADGLNDDTFDVTNKGVHLKAKEFNDILDDPNTIVVDFRNHYESEVGHFKGAITPDVETFRESLPIINEQLQDHKEDKNLVMYCTGGIRCEKASAYFKHQGFKNVFQLEGGIINYAKQIEAEGLESKFIGKNFVFDNRLGERITDDIVSQCHQCGKPCDNHTNCENDGCHLLFIQCDECKTAMENCCSTECLEIIHMPLVDQVRLRTGKQVGNKVFRKGKSESLKFKHSGELSDTALATAPKTTDIRKKIKVKKTLLGKAEHYYVKAQVGLFTIENQELNSGDKILIVGPTTGNQEMVLDKMLVNGTESTQAKIGDKVTFTVPFRIRLSDKLYKILE
- a CDS encoding SulP family inorganic anion transporter; protein product: MTYKLFPPSEWIKEYNTKTLKSDFIAGITLAAYGIPVSLAYATLAGLPPQYGIYGYLIGGLFYALLGTSKQLAIGPTSAISLLIGTTIADMANGDVQRWADIASLTALVFAGMAILAYLLRLSGIINFISETVLVGFKAGAAITIGLTQLPKLFGIKGGGENFIDRIVTLFNQLPDTNTTVFVFGMAAIIILIVGEKIAPGRPVALIIVILSILLISTTSLGIQEFKTVGAIPTGLPEFHLPSLRIRDVDGVIPLALACFLLSYIESVSAGRTLAQKNGYVIDPRQELLALGIANAAVAFGQGYPVAGGLSQSAVNDTAGAKTPLSLVFASATIAICLLFLTGYLQNLPTVVLASIVLVAIRGLFDLKEMKHLYKINKQEFYVAIIALIGVLIWGILTGVLLAAIVTLLLLIKATSKPNVAFLGRIPGTKRYTDIERHPDNERIEGLLIVRIESAILYFNVEYIKEQLWKKINNESDPLKTVILDLNSSPRIDIAGARFLKHLFVDLKAKNISLKIAEARSEVRDSLRAEGLEMLLGHISRATSVDDLVVSAVKNK
- a CDS encoding polyphosphate kinase 2 family protein, coding for MSKSNKKDHNEFEENLVDLSSLSKKELVQRAKKFSKQYCVGDGDDFKLKNYETKASFNLGEEGKPLVNQTLQMGVEALAAMQDILYAQDKWSLLLVFQAMDAAGKDGAIKHVMSGVNPQGCQVSSFKAPSSEDLDHDFLWRCQKHLPERGRIGIFNRSYYEEVLVVRVHEQILKGQKLPEKLITKDIWEERFQDIRNFEKYLTRNGTIVIKFFLNVSKKEQKKRFIERVDDPDKNWKFSAADAKERGYWDDYMNAYQELIKNTSTKKSPWYVIPADNKSYARIAIASAIIHALDEMELEYPKVSAEKIAELNAVKKALLDEED
- a CDS encoding efflux RND transporter periplasmic adaptor subunit, encoding MNTLKKIKILFFVIVLSSFYSSCKKEAAPEAKPLEISVVKVLQQDVRLESEFTGQTFGQSDIQINPRVDGVIESLNFKEGGLVHKGQLLYTIDPLPFQEKVHQAEANLAEMQARLAKTKSDYDMMVPLAKMNAVSQRELIAAKSAYSAATASIKAATANLENSKIELGYCSILAPISGLIGISKVRVGDYVRPGAASVLNTVSDLGDVRVRFTMSEQEYLRIFREITKKDSSLKGAGKSISLELSDGSAYPEKGKISFADRQIDPTTGAVTFEAAFANPDQLIRPGQYVKIHVVTDVRKNALVIPQRSVIEMQGIYQVYVVDNSNKVDMKMVQIGPSYKDSYLVLDGLTANDKVAMGGTSLLKSGSVITPKIVDWAPGKAEK